CGTACCAGCCTCTGCCAATGATCGTTGCGCCTTACGTCCGATTGACGCAGAGGAGTTCTGTTTGTATGACCCGGAAAGGTAAGGAATAAAATGATTGCTACCACATCCGTCGAAACCGACATGAGCACTCTCGATGCTCTCGTTCATCATGCCCCCAACACCACAGATCTGGGTGAACTTGCCATGTGGCTCCAGATTAACGGTGCGGCTCACCTCAGCCTCTTCGAGCGAATTGAACTGGCTGAACGACTGGTGACACGTCGTCGCTTCCTGATCGGTACAGGGCTGCTGGCACTGGGTGCCCTAACTGGTTGTGGATCGTGGAGTCCCGTCAACCCGGTAACGTCAGTAGCGCCAACTGCCGCCGGCAATACCTCCCTGCAAGTAGTAGCGCTCGACGAGTTTGCCGGGTTGTCAATTCTTGCGCTTGGTGTAAAGCCCACGAGTGTTTTTCTCACGTTTGGCTATGCCAGTGCTAAAGCGGTGTTCGACGCCGCCGGTGTGCAGACGGTGCTAGCCTCACGCGACGGGGGCAATCTTGAAGCACTTACCGCGCTGAAGCCGGCGACCATTGTGGGTGTGTCGATCCCAACGACGGTGGCAGCTCAGGAGAAGCTGGAGTTAATCGCGCCGACCACCGTGATCGAGTACACCGCATCATGGCAGGATCAGCTTAAGGTGACCGGTACAGCCGTCGGTCGCGCTGAGGCCGCGGCTGCCCTCATCGACCGAATCGAGCGTGGGTTGACCACGCTTAAGACTGACCTATCCAGTGCGGGAAAGGCCGGTCAAACGATTTCGGTGATCGGAAGCATCGCAGGCAACTCTTTCGCGCTGAGTCGGACAGGCTTGGTCGGTTCGATCCTCGAACAGGTCGGGTTGCAGCGACCAGCAGCGCAAGACATTTCGACCGAGCCGACAAACCCATTCATCACGATCTCG
This genomic window from Chloroflexus aurantiacus J-10-fl contains:
- a CDS encoding ABC transporter substrate-binding protein translates to MIATTSVETDMSTLDALVHHAPNTTDLGELAMWLQINGAAHLSLFERIELAERLVTRRRFLIGTGLLALGALTGCGSWSPVNPVTSVAPTAAGNTSLQVVALDEFAGLSILALGVKPTSVFLTFGYASAKAVFDAAGVQTVLASRDGGNLEALTALKPATIVGVSIPTTVAAQEKLELIAPTTVIEYTASWQDQLKVTGTAVGRAEAAAALIDRIERGLTTLKTDLSSAGKAGQTISVIGSIAGNSFALSRTGLVGSILEQVGLQRPAAQDISTEPTNPFITISAERLNDHDADVIFLLSGGAYNPDTLITSALWATLGAVKANRVVNVVAELWLSSNAFSVDWIVQDVRAALLGDGTVATESDIVNRWQTFVATQQ